The Setaria viridis chromosome 6, Setaria_viridis_v4.0, whole genome shotgun sequence genome contains a region encoding:
- the LOC117861035 gene encoding thioredoxin-like protein YLS8 isoform X3 produces the protein MDEVLAAVAETIKNFAVIYLVDITEVPDFNTMYELYDPSTVMFFFRNKHIMIDLGTGNNNKINWALKDKQEFVDIVETVYRGARKGRGLVIAPKDYSTKYRY, from the coding sequence ATGGATGAAGTGCTGGCCGCAGTAGCCGAGACCATAAAGAACTTTGCTGTCATCTACCTCGTCGACATCACCGAGGTCCCGGACTTCAACACCATGTACGAGCTGTACGACCCGTCGACGGTTATGTTCTTCTTCCGTAACAAGCACATCATGATCGATCTCGGGACGGGAAACAACAACAAGATCAACTGGGCCCTGAAGGACAAGCAGGAGTTCGTCGACATCGTGGAGACCGTCTACAGGGGTGCCCGGAAGGGCCGTGGTCTGGTGATCGCTCCCAAGGACTACTCCACCAAGTACCGTTACTAA
- the LOC117861035 gene encoding thioredoxin-like protein YLS8 isoform X1 → MSYLLPHLHSGWAVDQAILAEEERLVIIRFGHDWDETCMQMDEVLAAVAETIKNFAVIYLVDITEVPDFNTMYELYDPSTVMFFFRNKHIMIDLGTGNNNKINWALKDKQEFVDIVETVYRGARKGRGLVIAPKDYSTKYRY, encoded by the exons ATGTCGTACCTGCTGCCGCATCTGCACTCTGGGTGGGCGGTGGACCAGGCCATCCTCGCCGAGGAGGAGCGCCTCGTCATCATCCGCTTCGGCCACGACTGGGACGAGACCTGCATGCAG ATGGATGAAGTGCTGGCCGCAGTAGCCGAGACCATAAAGAACTTTGCTGTCATCTACCTCGTCGACATCACCGAGGTCCCGGACTTCAACACCATGTACGAGCTGTACGACCCGTCGACGGTTATGTTCTTCTTCCGTAACAAGCACATCATGATCGATCTCGGGACGGGAAACAACAACAAGATCAACTGGGCCCTGAAGGACAAGCAGGAGTTCGTCGACATCGTGGAGACCGTCTACAGGGGTGCCCGGAAGGGCCGTGGTCTGGTGATCGCTCCCAAGGACTACTCCACCAAGTACCGTTACTAA
- the LOC117861035 gene encoding thioredoxin-like protein YLS8 isoform X2, giving the protein MLLRRCRQVRWGLGMDEVLAAVAETIKNFAVIYLVDITEVPDFNTMYELYDPSTVMFFFRNKHIMIDLGTGNNNKINWALKDKQEFVDIVETVYRGARKGRGLVIAPKDYSTKYRY; this is encoded by the exons ATGCTGTTGAGAAGATGCAGGCAAGTTAGATGGGGTTTAGGG ATGGATGAAGTGCTGGCCGCAGTAGCCGAGACCATAAAGAACTTTGCTGTCATCTACCTCGTCGACATCACCGAGGTCCCGGACTTCAACACCATGTACGAGCTGTACGACCCGTCGACGGTTATGTTCTTCTTCCGTAACAAGCACATCATGATCGATCTCGGGACGGGAAACAACAACAAGATCAACTGGGCCCTGAAGGACAAGCAGGAGTTCGTCGACATCGTGGAGACCGTCTACAGGGGTGCCCGGAAGGGCCGTGGTCTGGTGATCGCTCCCAAGGACTACTCCACCAAGTACCGTTACTAA